A genome region from uncultured Desulfovibrio sp. includes the following:
- a CDS encoding Bax inhibitor-1/YccA family protein — protein MQSFNTLESTRSTVSVSAIFMRHVYQWMTVGLGVTALVSYGIASSMAALQFMNNMAVMIVLVLAQIGLVVALSAAIHKFSAAMATGLFLLYSALTGAMLSSIFVVYPIGSIANAFLTTTGTFLAMSVYGTVTKRDLSGLGSFLFMGLIGICIAMLVNIFLASTMLDFVISCAGVLIFTGLTAYDTQKIRQFGANAPLGDATAIRRGAILGALTLYLDFINLFLMLLRFFGGNRD, from the coding sequence ATGCAGTCATTCAATACTCTTGAAAGTACGCGGAGCACGGTCAGCGTCTCCGCCATCTTCATGCGCCACGTCTACCAGTGGATGACCGTGGGCCTGGGTGTCACGGCCCTGGTGTCCTACGGTATTGCCAGCAGCATGGCCGCTCTCCAGTTCATGAACAACATGGCCGTCATGATCGTGCTGGTCCTGGCCCAGATCGGTCTGGTGGTGGCCCTGAGCGCCGCCATCCACAAGTTTTCCGCGGCCATGGCCACGGGCCTGTTCCTGCTGTACTCGGCCCTCACCGGCGCCATGCTGTCCAGCATCTTCGTGGTCTATCCCATCGGCTCCATTGCCAATGCCTTTCTGACCACCACGGGGACCTTCCTGGCCATGTCCGTCTACGGCACGGTGACCAAGCGCGACCTGTCCGGCCTGGGCAGCTTCCTCTTCATGGGCCTCATCGGCATCTGCATTGCCATGCTGGTCAATATCTTCCTGGCCAGCACCATGCTGGACTTTGTCATCAGCTGCGCCGGCGTGCTCATCTTCACCGGTCTGACGGCCTATGATACCCAGAAGATCCGCCAGTTCGGCGCCAATGCGCCCCTGGGCGATGCCACGGCCATCCGCCGCGGCGCCATTCTGGGCGCGCTGACCCTGTATCTGGACTTCATCAACCTCTTCCTCATGCTGCTGCGCTTCTTCGGCGGCAACCGCGACTAA
- the rnr gene encoding ribonuclease R has translation MTQRRFAPASLCDEKPLPDTADTAWPPQDVDPNPLPARDLPEYGEDPCDLPGSRLEGDLLRAFRRQQRPLRTEGLLRVLGLPRRARKDLEDALYRLAERQKLVRLRGGFWTLPGSLREVVGRYTALRNGAGGFVTPQDEHGRVRGADIFIHPLHCGDAWHGDRVRVLLAPRSHQAHGRSPEGRIVEVLERGQQQVAARVLDRAGRHLHCRALDSRLPLDFSVTLADSPLPGAQAIRPGALVMLAPQERLASDLWQARLLRVEGDADAVSVQENLVKINHQVPQDFPPRALAEARALPASPTAEDMQGREDLRALPLVTIDGADARDFDDAVHVERQAQGWLLRVAIADVSHYVRPRSALDAEAFSRGNSWYFPASVEPMLPPELSNGLCSLNPGEDRLCLLAEVQVDQQGLPRKSRFATAVMRSAARLTYEEVDAALSRRDAAARQRLLRLPRGEAVLAMLEEAHALFEALRHARRRRGSLDFDLPEPRYRLDDAGHLLGIDRRERLDAHRLIEEFMIAANEAVARFLGGSPGHDAPAGDHGGQGLPFLYRVHPQPEVERLDALFDSLSVVAPDLLPPRPSAASLQGILQTAQGTDQEFVINRLCLRSMPQARYQPWNEGHFGLASTAYCHFTSPIRRYADLLVHRTLKLALGQGAGSVPAGQKLLRVADQLNRREREAMECEREMARRLACLALREQVGQRFSGIIAGVTDFGLFVELRTMPVEGMIRVEDLGPDWFQLDERRHALVGQRSGAVWHMGQPVDVQLADVNAERLEIRLELPGTSPAGQGAGRAAGRRHGGGQAGRQRPRKGHGGSAGRKASAPVPWHARHPRQDAPARDDDGPRKTSGLRAQRHGHARPRSRRAR, from the coding sequence ATGACCCAGCGCCGTTTCGCGCCCGCTTCCCTCTGTGACGAAAAGCCCCTTCCCGACACTGCGGACACGGCATGGCCCCCGCAGGATGTGGACCCCAATCCCCTGCCCGCCCGCGATCTTCCGGAGTACGGGGAGGATCCGTGCGACCTGCCCGGCTCCCGGCTGGAAGGCGACCTTCTGCGGGCCTTCCGCCGCCAGCAGCGCCCCCTGCGCACAGAGGGCCTGCTGCGCGTGCTGGGTCTGCCCCGCCGTGCCCGGAAGGACCTGGAAGACGCGCTGTACCGCCTGGCCGAGCGCCAGAAGCTGGTGCGCCTGCGCGGCGGTTTCTGGACCCTCCCCGGTAGCCTGCGCGAGGTGGTGGGACGCTATACCGCCCTGCGCAACGGGGCCGGCGGCTTTGTGACGCCGCAGGATGAACACGGGCGGGTCCGCGGTGCGGATATTTTCATCCATCCGCTGCACTGCGGCGATGCCTGGCATGGGGACCGCGTGCGCGTGCTGCTGGCGCCGCGCAGCCATCAGGCGCACGGCAGAAGCCCCGAAGGCCGCATTGTGGAGGTGCTGGAACGCGGACAGCAGCAGGTGGCCGCCCGGGTGCTGGACCGTGCGGGCCGGCATCTGCACTGCCGGGCGCTGGACAGCCGGCTGCCTCTGGACTTCAGCGTGACCCTGGCAGACAGCCCGCTTCCCGGAGCGCAGGCGATCCGGCCCGGGGCGCTGGTCATGCTGGCACCGCAGGAGCGCCTGGCCTCCGACCTCTGGCAGGCCCGCCTGCTGCGCGTGGAAGGCGATGCCGATGCCGTTTCCGTGCAGGAAAACCTGGTCAAGATCAATCATCAGGTGCCGCAGGACTTTCCGCCCCGTGCCCTGGCCGAGGCCCGGGCACTGCCCGCCTCGCCCACGGCGGAGGACATGCAGGGGCGCGAGGACCTGCGCGCCCTGCCGCTGGTGACCATCGACGGCGCCGATGCCCGGGACTTTGACGATGCCGTGCATGTGGAACGCCAGGCCCAGGGCTGGCTTTTGCGCGTGGCCATTGCCGATGTGAGCCACTATGTGCGGCCCCGCTCGGCACTGGATGCGGAGGCATTTTCCCGGGGAAACTCCTGGTATTTTCCCGCCTCGGTGGAACCCATGCTGCCCCCTGAACTGAGCAACGGCCTGTGCAGCCTCAATCCCGGCGAAGACCGCCTCTGCCTGCTGGCCGAAGTGCAGGTGGACCAGCAGGGTCTGCCCCGGAAAAGCCGCTTTGCCACGGCCGTCATGCGTTCGGCCGCCCGCCTGACCTATGAAGAGGTGGACGCCGCCCTGAGCCGCCGGGATGCCGCCGCACGGCAGCGCCTGCTGCGCCTGCCCCGGGGAGAGGCGGTGCTGGCCATGCTGGAAGAGGCCCATGCCCTGTTCGAGGCCCTGCGCCATGCCCGGCGCCGGCGGGGAAGCCTGGACTTCGACCTGCCGGAACCGCGCTACCGCCTGGACGATGCCGGGCACTTGCTGGGCATTGACCGCCGCGAACGTCTGGACGCCCACCGTCTCATCGAGGAATTCATGATTGCGGCCAATGAAGCCGTGGCCCGCTTTCTGGGGGGCAGCCCCGGCCATGACGCCCCTGCCGGCGATCATGGCGGGCAGGGCCTGCCCTTTCTCTACCGCGTGCATCCCCAGCCGGAAGTGGAACGCCTGGACGCCCTCTTTGATTCCCTGTCTGTGGTGGCACCGGACCTGCTGCCCCCCCGGCCTTCCGCCGCGTCCCTGCAGGGCATCCTCCAGACGGCACAGGGGACGGATCAGGAATTCGTCATCAACCGTCTGTGCCTGCGCTCCATGCCGCAGGCCCGCTACCAGCCCTGGAACGAGGGGCATTTCGGCCTGGCCTCCACGGCCTACTGCCACTTTACCTCCCCCATCCGCCGCTATGCCGACCTGCTGGTACACCGCACCCTCAAGCTGGCCCTGGGACAGGGCGCGGGCAGCGTGCCGGCCGGCCAGAAGCTGCTGCGTGTGGCCGATCAGCTCAACCGACGCGAACGCGAAGCCATGGAATGCGAACGCGAAATGGCCCGCCGCCTGGCCTGCCTGGCGCTGCGCGAGCAGGTGGGGCAGCGTTTCAGCGGCATCATTGCCGGCGTGACGGATTTCGGCCTGTTCGTGGAATTGCGGACCATGCCCGTGGAAGGCATGATACGGGTGGAGGACCTCGGCCCGGACTGGTTCCAGCTGGACGAGCGACGCCACGCCCTGGTGGGCCAGCGCTCCGGCGCCGTCTGGCACATGGGGCAGCCCGTGGATGTGCAGCTGGCCGACGTCAATGCCGAACGCCTGGAAATACGCCTTGAGCTGCCGGGCACGTCTCCCGCCGGACAGGGTGCCGGGCGCGCCGCCGGGCGTCGTCATGGAGGCGGACAGGCCGGACGGCAGCGGCCCCGGAAGGGCCACGGCGGCTCCGCCGGCAGAAAAGCGTCCGCGCCGGTCCCCTGGCATGCGCGCCATCCCCGGCAGGATGCACCGGCCCGCGATGACGACGGACCGCGGAAGACGTCCGGCCTGCGCGCACAGCGGCACGGGCATGCCCGGCCCCGCTCCCGGAGGGCACGCTGA
- the murJ gene encoding murein biosynthesis integral membrane protein MurJ gives MGLLSGKQRMGAAALLLAVSTILSRLMGLVRDKVISWQFGAGSEADMYFAAFVVPDMINHLLAGGIMSITIIPLLSRRFAEDEEDGWRFFSCVFCWMAIASVSITGAGMLGAHALARITAPGFSEAQLQRLAFFMRIILPAQVFFLCGACMTALLFLRRQFRVPALTPLIYNGCIILGGISLPVLTAGLNLPPQWELGGMSGYCLGVTAGAALGAFWLPWRVARSGGLHLHWRLSHPLLRRFFVMALPLMLGQTIILLDEQFMRVFGSLLTDGSVSLLNYARRITQVPVGLMGQAAAVASYPFLVDLITRGERQRFDATLATALRASVGLIIPCALWLGVAAGPVLGVIFQGGRFGAAETLACTPLLQIMLAATPMWIIYMVLVRAFYADGDTITPAVTGTIMTLLVLPCYYWWAVPRGAWAVSGVSSVSICLYVLWLMVIWARRRGCGAYAGLVSISLRVLACALPAAAAAWLLQEYLRSWLASGALWTQPAPILEACLVLTGSGLTFVFCFLPLSAWLAPGVLAPLWKRLRRA, from the coding sequence ATGGGTCTGCTTTCCGGCAAACAGCGCATGGGTGCCGCGGCCCTGCTGCTGGCGGTCAGCACCATTCTTTCCCGGCTCATGGGCCTTGTACGCGACAAGGTCATTTCCTGGCAGTTCGGCGCAGGCAGCGAGGCGGACATGTATTTTGCCGCCTTTGTGGTGCCGGACATGATCAACCACCTGCTGGCCGGGGGCATCATGTCCATCACCATCATTCCCCTGCTTTCCCGCCGCTTTGCCGAGGACGAGGAAGACGGCTGGCGCTTTTTTTCCTGCGTGTTCTGCTGGATGGCCATTGCCTCGGTGAGTATCACCGGTGCCGGCATGCTGGGAGCGCACGCCCTGGCCCGCATCACGGCGCCGGGCTTCAGCGAGGCCCAGCTGCAACGCCTGGCCTTCTTCATGCGCATCATCCTGCCGGCCCAGGTCTTCTTTCTCTGTGGAGCCTGCATGACGGCCCTGCTTTTCCTGCGGCGGCAGTTCCGCGTGCCGGCGCTGACGCCGCTCATCTACAACGGCTGCATCATCCTGGGCGGCATCAGCCTGCCCGTGCTCACCGCCGGGCTGAACCTGCCCCCGCAGTGGGAGCTGGGCGGCATGAGCGGCTACTGCCTGGGGGTAACGGCCGGCGCGGCCCTGGGCGCCTTCTGGCTGCCCTGGCGTGTGGCCCGCTCCGGCGGACTGCACCTGCACTGGCGCCTTTCCCACCCCCTGCTGCGGCGCTTTTTTGTCATGGCCCTGCCCCTCATGCTGGGGCAGACCATCATCCTGCTGGACGAGCAGTTCATGCGCGTTTTCGGCTCCCTGCTGACGGATGGCAGCGTGAGCCTGCTCAACTATGCCCGCCGCATCACTCAGGTGCCGGTGGGCCTCATGGGACAGGCCGCCGCCGTGGCCTCCTATCCCTTTCTGGTGGACCTCATCACGCGCGGCGAACGCCAGCGCTTTGACGCCACCCTGGCCACGGCCCTGCGGGCCAGCGTGGGCCTGATCATTCCCTGCGCGCTCTGGCTGGGCGTGGCGGCCGGGCCGGTGCTGGGCGTCATCTTTCAGGGCGGGCGCTTCGGCGCGGCCGAAACCCTGGCCTGCACGCCGCTGCTCCAGATCATGCTGGCCGCCACGCCCATGTGGATCATCTATATGGTACTGGTGCGGGCCTTCTACGCCGACGGCGACACCATCACCCCCGCTGTCACCGGCACCATCATGACCCTGCTGGTCCTGCCCTGCTACTACTGGTGGGCCGTCCCGCGCGGCGCCTGGGCCGTCAGCGGCGTTTCCAGCGTAAGTATCTGTCTGTACGTGCTCTGGCTCATGGTCATCTGGGCGCGCCGCAGGGGCTGCGGGGCCTATGCGGGCCTTGTGTCCATCAGCCTGCGTGTGCTGGCCTGCGCCCTGCCGGCAGCAGCGGCCGCCTGGCTGTTGCAGGAGTATCTCCGTTCCTGGCTGGCATCCGGCGCACTCTGGACGCAGCCCGCGCCCATCCTGGAAGCCTGCCTTGTGCTGACAGGCAGCGGCCTGACCTTTGTGTTCTGCTTTCTGCCCCTGTCCGCCTGGCTGGCGCCCGGCGTGCTGGCGCCGCTCTGGAAGCGCCTGCGCCGCGCCTGA
- a CDS encoding radical SAM/SPASM domain-containing protein, which yields MSSPDPLSSRALPGPGLFRRLRELALGRETPLLCMQVEVSSVCTCHCTYCPQTVKKAVWQSRLMTDQTFAALWPLMRQCARVHLQGWGEPFLHPRFLDFVRVARRAGCAVSTTTCGLRMDETLAAAIVDSGMDVVAFSLAGTDEASNASRRGIPFARVCAAIRQVQAARRQRPDSPLELHLAYLLLPSQLEAVRRLPDVMEELDVRCAVVSTMDYVAAPELAHEAYRPQDTDKIARAAAVLAPVAARARQMGRELWYALPDPEAVGRVRNGCRENVDRTIYVDTQGNLSPCVYVNLPTSEQDPRRRIFARAEYGRPAGEQADLWRNREFAAFRAALSGPWPDVPCADCSKRFEKIW from the coding sequence ATGAGCAGCCCTGATCCCCTGAGTTCCCGGGCGCTGCCCGGTCCCGGCCTGTTCCGGCGCCTGCGCGAGCTTGCCCTGGGGCGGGAAACGCCCCTGCTGTGCATGCAGGTGGAGGTTTCTTCCGTCTGCACCTGTCACTGCACCTACTGTCCGCAGACCGTGAAAAAGGCGGTCTGGCAGTCGCGGCTCATGACGGACCAGACCTTTGCCGCGCTCTGGCCGCTCATGCGCCAGTGTGCCCGCGTGCATTTGCAGGGCTGGGGAGAACCCTTCCTGCATCCCCGTTTTCTGGATTTTGTCCGGGTGGCGCGGCGGGCGGGCTGTGCCGTTTCCACCACCACCTGCGGGCTGCGCATGGACGAGACGCTGGCCGCGGCCATTGTGGACAGCGGCATGGACGTGGTGGCCTTTTCCCTGGCCGGTACGGATGAGGCCAGCAATGCCAGCCGCCGGGGCATTCCCTTTGCCCGGGTCTGTGCGGCCATCCGCCAGGTGCAGGCGGCACGGAGGCAGCGGCCGGACTCGCCGCTGGAGCTGCATCTGGCCTATCTGCTGCTGCCGTCGCAGCTGGAGGCTGTGCGGCGTCTGCCCGATGTCATGGAAGAGCTGGACGTGCGCTGTGCTGTGGTCAGCACCATGGATTATGTGGCCGCGCCGGAGCTGGCGCACGAGGCCTACCGGCCCCAGGATACGGACAAGATAGCCCGGGCGGCAGCCGTGCTGGCGCCAGTGGCGGCCCGTGCCCGCCAGATGGGCCGGGAGCTGTGGTATGCCCTGCCGGACCCGGAGGCCGTGGGCCGGGTGCGCAACGGCTGCCGGGAAAATGTGGACCGTACCATCTACGTGGACACGCAGGGGAATCTTTCGCCCTGTGTCTATGTCAATCTGCCCACCAGCGAGCAGGACCCCCGGCGCCGGATTTTTGCCCGGGCCGAGTACGGCCGGCCCGCCGGGGAACAGGCCGATCTGTGGCGCAACCGGGAGTTTGCGGCCTTTCGTGCCGCCCTGTCCGGCCCCTGGCCGGATGTGCCCTGCGCGGACTGTTCCAAGCGCTTTGAAAAAATCTGGTAG
- a CDS encoding translation initiation factor IF-2, whose translation MLAQGLQRFTAEAVVPEQLLHYVAAVAGSRPLDCAGCPAYVQAGHVVLVAYDAAMPEAFADAAGKTGTDTPPQVRQRVDAATECALALPGVKHITVLAPVRPAQAPAAAISGPADAYWELSLPLLRTDGSLPWQKLRNMVRRALREVEVRPERWQPEHAALVQDFVRRRPLEAGTVHIFGRLEAYAASHADVLLLSARRRDDGTLQAFVLGDYASLSTAFYMFAFRRQDAVPGCADALLAALVREAEMRGHSRFCLGLGIDAGIRFFKRKWHAHPALPCVETGWDVESACGDGWFARLRHRLGRRKEA comes from the coding sequence ATGCTTGCACAAGGCTTGCAGCGATTCACGGCAGAGGCCGTTGTGCCGGAGCAGCTGCTGCACTACGTGGCGGCGGTGGCGGGGTCCCGCCCGCTGGACTGTGCCGGCTGCCCTGCCTATGTCCAGGCGGGGCACGTGGTGCTGGTGGCCTATGATGCCGCCATGCCGGAGGCCTTTGCCGACGCGGCTGGAAAGACAGGGACGGATACCCCGCCGCAGGTGCGTCAGCGGGTGGATGCTGCCACGGAATGCGCCCTGGCCCTGCCCGGTGTGAAGCATATTACCGTGCTGGCGCCGGTGCGTCCCGCTCAGGCCCCTGCCGCGGCGATCTCCGGCCCGGCGGATGCCTATTGGGAGCTGTCCCTGCCGCTGCTGCGCACGGATGGTTCCCTGCCCTGGCAGAAGCTGCGCAACATGGTACGCCGCGCCCTGCGTGAGGTGGAGGTGCGGCCCGAACGCTGGCAGCCGGAGCATGCCGCCCTGGTGCAGGACTTTGTACGCCGCCGTCCGCTGGAGGCCGGCACGGTGCACATCTTCGGTCGTCTGGAAGCGTATGCGGCCTCCCATGCCGACGTGCTGCTGCTGTCTGCCCGCCGGCGGGATGATGGCACTTTGCAGGCCTTTGTCCTGGGGGACTATGCCTCGCTGAGCACGGCCTTCTACATGTTTGCCTTCCGCCGGCAGGATGCGGTGCCTGGCTGCGCCGACGCACTGCTGGCCGCACTGGTGCGGGAGGCGGAAATGCGGGGGCACAGCCGCTTCTGTCTGGGGCTGGGCATCGATGCCGGCATCCGCTTTTTCAAGCGCAAATGGCATGCGCATCCGGCGCTGCCCTGCGTGGAAACCGGCTGGGATGTGGAAAGCGCTTGTGGTGATGGCTGGTTTGCCCGGCTGCGTCATCGGCTGGGCAGGAGGAAGGAAGCATGA
- a CDS encoding TraB/GumN family protein translates to MLSPRDILARAVVPEHSVPFMQAVSGGRALVLDHFVFYTAEDWLMAIAYPLLGGGSYSHARFEAALDEALRQSGATACFAAGPDLPPRLAASVLERDTFYALSAAAPVPPRLRSPVRTAQQRLHLEESRDFGPQHRRLWAEFLSRTALRANVRELYARTPQMLAAPGADVRLLNAWDRQGRLVACLVLDYSTPRFVSYVIGARSRQYAVPHAGDALFALMLEKAGAAGSEFVQLGLGVNAGITRFKRKWGAEPHLPYVMAQWQERPRSGVEGVVLHGLVHALTERSEDLSGRQIADRLPDQRPFAMLWELEREGRRSWLCGTAHFFCYSFADAFRRLFRQVDTVLFEGPLDEDSLARVEARGRQPEPGAAVLGSLMTEEEIRRLERVVCGVRGPVARFLNMEWEHMPDVRERLNGTRHWYAFFSLWTSFLERQGWRGSVDLEAWHLARGMGRTIVAMETLEEQLDSLEAVPVPRVLDFFRHCGQWRAYMRRNIVHYLRGELHAMMGTSTEFPTRTEQVIDVRDQRFRQRMLPFIRRGNVAVFVGAAHLLRLRGMLAEDGFTVRQVLPTWRLRLRARLRGTQDIWRPGPDGSVVPPPLQGE, encoded by the coding sequence ATGCTTTCCCCACGTGACATCCTTGCCCGTGCCGTGGTGCCTGAACATTCCGTGCCCTTCATGCAGGCCGTTTCCGGCGGCCGGGCGCTGGTGCTGGATCATTTCGTCTTCTACACGGCTGAGGACTGGCTCATGGCCATTGCCTATCCCCTGCTGGGGGGTGGCAGCTACAGCCATGCGCGTTTCGAGGCTGCTCTGGATGAAGCCCTGCGCCAGAGCGGCGCCACGGCCTGCTTTGCCGCGGGACCGGACCTGCCGCCGCGTCTTGCTGCCAGTGTTCTGGAGCGGGACACCTTCTATGCCCTGTCGGCTGCGGCGCCCGTACCGCCGCGGCTGCGTTCGCCCGTGCGCACGGCGCAGCAGCGGCTGCATCTGGAGGAATCACGGGATTTCGGGCCGCAGCATCGTCGCCTGTGGGCGGAATTTCTGAGCCGCACTGCCCTGCGGGCCAATGTGCGCGAACTGTATGCCCGGACGCCGCAGATGCTTGCCGCCCCCGGTGCCGACGTGCGCCTGCTTAATGCCTGGGACAGGCAGGGCAGGCTGGTGGCCTGTCTGGTGCTGGACTACAGCACGCCGCGTTTTGTGAGCTATGTCATCGGGGCGCGGTCGCGGCAGTACGCCGTCCCCCATGCCGGGGATGCCCTGTTTGCCCTCATGCTGGAAAAGGCCGGTGCGGCCGGCAGCGAGTTTGTGCAGCTGGGGCTGGGCGTCAATGCGGGCATTACCCGCTTCAAGCGCAAGTGGGGGGCAGAGCCGCACCTGCCCTATGTCATGGCCCAGTGGCAGGAACGGCCCCGGAGCGGCGTGGAAGGGGTGGTGCTGCACGGGCTGGTGCACGCGCTGACGGAACGCAGCGAAGACCTTTCCGGCCGGCAGATAGCGGACCGCCTGCCGGATCAGCGCCCCTTTGCCATGCTCTGGGAGCTGGAAAGGGAGGGCCGGCGCTCGTGGCTGTGCGGCACGGCGCATTTTTTCTGCTATTCGTTTGCGGATGCCTTTCGCCGCCTGTTCCGGCAGGTGGACACGGTGCTGTTTGAAGGCCCGCTGGATGAGGACAGCCTGGCGCGGGTGGAGGCCCGGGGCCGGCAGCCCGAACCGGGCGCCGCAGTGCTGGGCAGCCTCATGACGGAAGAGGAGATACGGCGGCTGGAGCGCGTGGTCTGCGGCGTGCGCGGACCGGTGGCACGCTTTCTGAACATGGAATGGGAACATATGCCCGATGTGCGGGAGCGCCTGAACGGCACACGGCACTGGTACGCCTTTTTCTCGCTCTGGACCAGCTTTCTGGAGCGGCAGGGCTGGCGCGGTTCCGTAGACCTGGAAGCCTGGCATCTGGCCCGCGGCATGGGCAGGACCATTGTGGCCATGGAGACCCTGGAAGAACAGCTGGACTCGCTGGAGGCGGTCCCCGTGCCGCGCGTGCTGGACTTTTTCCGGCACTGCGGCCAGTGGCGGGCCTACATGCGGCGCAACATTGTCCATTACCTGCGGGGGGAACTGCATGCCATGATGGGCACCAGCACCGAATTTCCCACGCGCACGGAGCAGGTCATCGATGTGCGCGACCAGCGCTTCCGCCAGCGTATGCTGCCCTTCATCCGGCGGGGCAATGTGGCAGTTTTTGTGGGAGCAGCCCATCTGCTGCGCCTGCGGGGCATGCTGGCCGAGGACGGCTTCACGGTGCGTCAGGTGCTGCCCACCTGGAGGCTGCGCCTGCGTGCCCGCCTGCGCGGAACACAGGACATATGGCGGCCCGGTCCTGACGGCAGCGTCGTGCCGCCCCCCTTGCAAGGAGAGTAG
- a CDS encoding YigZ family protein: protein MSRYPVPSVSPEAPHCAELVIRRSRFLAQCARTTGHEEARAFVERIRARHADATHNCWAYVAGAPGQTAAIGFSDDGEPHGTAGRPMLQVLLHCGVGELCVVVTRWFGGVKLGTGGLVRAYQDSVREVLAALPQEERVPRLTLDVRVDFAHLDRLHRLLPDFEARLSAEHYDTAAVLTISLPQSCEAAFQEALAGRTDGRATCTRRE from the coding sequence ATGAGCCGTTATCCCGTTCCTTCCGTTTCGCCCGAGGCGCCGCACTGCGCGGAGCTTGTCATCCGGCGCAGCCGTTTTCTGGCCCAGTGTGCCCGCACCACCGGTCACGAGGAGGCGCGGGCCTTTGTGGAGCGCATCCGCGCCCGCCATGCCGATGCCACCCACAACTGCTGGGCCTATGTGGCCGGCGCACCGGGGCAGACGGCGGCAATCGGCTTTTCCGACGATGGCGAACCCCACGGTACGGCCGGGCGCCCCATGCTGCAGGTGCTGCTGCACTGCGGCGTGGGCGAGCTGTGCGTGGTGGTCACCCGCTGGTTCGGCGGCGTCAAGCTGGGGACCGGCGGCCTGGTGCGCGCCTATCAGGACAGCGTGCGCGAAGTACTGGCCGCCCTGCCCCAGGAAGAGCGCGTGCCCCGCCTGACGCTGGATGTCCGCGTGGACTTTGCACATCTTGACCGCCTGCACCGCCTGCTGCCCGACTTCGAGGCCCGCCTGAGCGCAGAACATTATGATACGGCGGCCGTCCTGACCATCAGTCTGCCCCAGTCCTGCGAAGCGGCGTTCCAGGAGGCCCTGGCCGGCCGCACCGACGGCCGCGCCACCTGCACACGCCGGGAGTGA
- a CDS encoding rubrerythrin family protein encodes MSKTQENLLAAFAGESQANRKYLAFAAVADKEGLPQVAKLFRAAAAAETIHAHAHLRNAGLIGDTAANLKAAVEGETYEFTKMYPDMIKTAQEEGNTAVAKYFDLANKVEEVHANLYKKAMADPKGFASTDYYVCKVCGYTHEGPCDTCPVCGASAAAFFKVDDTCCLNK; translated from the coding sequence ATGAGCAAGACCCAAGAAAATCTGCTGGCCGCCTTTGCTGGTGAATCCCAGGCTAACCGCAAATATCTCGCCTTTGCCGCCGTTGCCGACAAGGAAGGCCTGCCCCAGGTGGCCAAGCTGTTCCGTGCCGCTGCCGCTGCCGAAACCATCCATGCCCATGCCCACCTGCGCAATGCCGGCCTCATCGGTGACACTGCCGCCAACCTCAAGGCTGCCGTGGAAGGCGAAACCTACGAATTCACCAAGATGTATCCCGACATGATCAAGACCGCCCAGGAAGAAGGCAATACCGCTGTTGCCAAATACTTCGACCTGGCCAACAAGGTGGAAGAAGTGCATGCCAACCTGTACAAGAAGGCCATGGCCGATCCCAAGGGCTTTGCCTCCACTGACTACTATGTGTGCAAGGTCTGCGGCTACACCCATGAAGGCCCCTGTGACACCTGCCCCGTGTGCGGTGCCTCTGCTGCCGCCTTCTTCAAGGTTGACGACACCTGCTGCCTGAACAAGTAA